GATTTGCcgattcatttttatcatttatttctgaccaaaaatgttctgcatTCAACTCTCGTAAGTACTTTGATGATATCGAAGGATACTGGAAAGGTAagttttttctattcttttcCTTCATTCGTAAAAACATTCCTGAATTACCTTCTTCTGCCGAGACAAAAATGTTCGATGATATGGAATATTTCGACTGGCTTTTCGATGGAGCCGTACTCAGGTTCTTCCGATATAATAAGATCGATGTCGACATTAGCGTGTATAAAATCACCGTCGGTCGATCTTCTGACTGTCCCTTTAATTCCCATGAGACAGTGCTCTTTCGTTCTTTGTAGAACGGCTTTACTGTCGAGGTTTTTGCTGTGTCCCGGATTGTCGATATTGGTACGAATCCAGCAAATGTCCTCGCAACGTCTGAAGCCCCATTTACGTAAACAGAAACGCCCCATGTCAAGTCCGTCGCTGCTACCACACCATAGAAAAACGAAGCTTCGATTGGCAGCTATTTCACCGATATCAAGCTCCATTATTTGATCCCAGTTCCACAACTCCAAATTCGTTGCTCCACAAGTTCTCTGATATTCTTCAAGCGGAGGCTCTATCAGTATCAcatcgaatttgcaattgagCTCTTTAAGATTGTACTTGAGTAAATCTGTCTTCAAATACATTGGCGGAGTTGCTGTTTCCGATATCAAATCATCTTTTAACTTAATCAATTCACGGAGCTTTGGATATTCTTCGAATCTGTCCGCCAGCCCCACGTCTCTTATAAAATTCTGCGGTCTCTGACCGGTGTCAATGAAATGCTGACAGTAGTCATTGTGTGGATTTGAAGATTGAGTTCcctggaaaaatataaaatgcgATCAGCTATGCTTTACtgaataatagaaaattaataatggaggcattttttcaaatgaataactGATTCTTTCAATTAATATAACTTTGTAGCCGGAGactgaatagaaaaaataataaattttgtgatgATAGTTTTGCTTCACTTTTGAGTGGGCACTTACTTTTAAGAACGTCGATGAATCTTTGTAAACTATTTCATCAGCATTATCTTCTCTAGGATTTCTTGCTTCGTCGTCTGCTTTGGATGATCTTGCGTCggctctttttttttgaacgcTGTCGATATCAGTGCCTAAGATTTGTCGGAGTTCATCGACATTGGCCACACCCAACTGTAAAATCCAAAATGATGCAGCACTTCAAACTTCTTCGGTAAGAAATGAAATATAATGTCACGCTCCGCAAAGTCCGAGGCAACACATAATATTCATCTTCGGTTCTTTGATAATGAAGTGAATAATCTTGCTTCTGGAGATGAACGTAAAATTCTGAAATGCAACGCTGACCTTTTACTTGCATTGCAAACTAAAATTTTCACAGCTAAAAATCTCGAATTCTCCTTGATAAAATACGGCATATATCTATTGAGAAGTAATGGTccgaacaaaataaaaatttgttgagtgagacaaagttttttccacaAACGATtcggattttgaaaaataaaaaatttgaacccCGGCTCGATACGAATTTGACGTTTGACCAGTACAACggaaaaatagtaaataagtTCGCTTACTGTTTGTGCGAGTAGTTTTTTACGCTTCTGAGAGCGTTCACGTAGTGTCTGCAGCATTgtcaaattattttaaatactAAATCGTTGAAATAGTGGCAAAGAACggatttaattattaaaaaaaatagttttttccaTCCAGCTCGCGTATTGCACGAGAGGTTAGAAAATATACTGATTCGTGTTATAACCTCTACAGTCGAGAGAACAGTCGTTTTTGTAATTGATAGtacatttatttaaaaacattcATAATCTTTAATATCACCGGAATTGTGCGACAATACATGGAAGACTATCGTTcaacatttttgtttatttcacatCGGTTAACTTTTGACAAACTTTGTCGCGTACGCGAGATTAAAATATATGCTATGTTTTGACTGGGACCGAGCCTTTTGCTCTCACCAACGTCAACCGTACCGAAGAGAAGAGTCAAGTGCGTTTTCATCGTCAAAGATATTAACGTATCACAAAATTCTTCAAACTGAATATAAAAACAATGATCCTCGCACGATCAAAAACAGAGGGAACGAATTTCCTTTAACAAAATCGTCACAAAATATTCGAtctatcacagatattgtcaAGCTCAACAGTACttgatttgaatattttgccGCATCCGGTTCTCCAGTCCACTTTACTTACTAACAGAGCTCCGGTAAATCATTAGGTTTTCAAATGCTacccaaaaaaattgtagtttCTTAACCGTTATATCTTTGAAACAAGTTGAGAGATTTGAATTTagatatttccaaattttttagatTCTCACAAATATTCCGACAGATCTTGAAAAACATTACTTTGAAAACAGTTCAGCGTATCGATCGATTACCAGCATTCGAATCAAGGAGAAATAGCGTCGCGTTGAAAAATAAgtcaataaaatgaataaaaaataaaaaaatttcgaaatatttatggaaaatgtccGAACTGACGTCATGCAGAAATGGGCTGATGTGAGAGTGTATGAGGGAGCATATACGGAATCGAGCGAGTGTGGATGACAATAGTGTAGGTGAGGTGCGGGGATGCTCGGGAATCCCGCGTGCTTCTCGTTGCTCGTTGATCATGACGAATGATTCAGTAACGTCGAAATCGGCGTAGAGTCGACGGCGTTGTTTTCTCTGCTCCCATACGATcaaattaatttattatttattaatgcatgacaataattattattatttataaaacaaaaaatcaatataaattggaaaaatcgaaagtacTCGGGAAAAATCGCGTGATTTTTTCGCGAGGAAAGAAATCGGGCGTTACTCAACGGCCACGGTGGGTGGAAAAATTGGCGCGCGTTTATATTCCACGGCCGCTCTCCACaacattgaatattttatattttgaatcaACGCTTTTTCCACTcgaaatcattcaaaattcactCGGAAATCGCCGCTCGATCTAACACCCACGTGGACCCGTACGcccctttttttcctcatcccATTCAAACGAATCTTCCTTGGTTCGTTTTTTCCCTTCGTTGGAGCATCGATGTAACACCGGTTATCACACAAAAGGTTCGtaaatttttgcttctcacattttttcgtcCTGAATTTCTTCTTCTGCGTTTAATTTTACTCTCAATAAGAAAGAAGCATccgaaaattcgtttcaaaCGTTTCACTATTTTTGTATCTCATTTTGCGAACGTTCATCGCAACCATCCATGAAATATAATGCCAAAATAATTGCATACTGACACCAATTCATCATCATAATTTTGTCAGCTTTTGGTGAgtttatcattaattttgataaaattcctTCCAATTGACCTCGAGCTTATAAATTTGTcgtttaaattgaaaaaacttcgttaattttattcaacgcttaaaatcatttttcaataatgccAGTTGGACGAAGAATTCGTCAATAACGATAAAATGTTTATCCAAATGATCTGGAAAATGTTACTTCGTCTTCGTAATTCAAACTTTCGTGCATCGCCTCTTCTCCGGTTGATCGTCAAGTTTTTTCGccgcttttttctttaatttgatGCTTCTTGTTTTCGCACGAAAGGAATGGCCCTCGCTCGGGTGTATTTTCCGTAAGCGGTAAAAGTGAATTTCTGTCGAGTCAGTGCTCCAATCGAGTTTTAAATTGCCCGGATAGTCACCGACTTTTAGAAAATCACTCGAAAACAGAATTGCTGAGGCTACGGGACGAGTTTGGCGATGGGTAAACAGCGTTGTAAATCTAGCTCTATTGTTTAGCCACAAAAGCGAGGTCGCTTGTACGGAATCAATCAAATTTTCGGATCCAACTCGAAAGCGGGATGGGCGTACGGACCGAAATTCGCGCGTGCTCTTGAATTCTCCCGAAAGATTGAATTTCACTTCATTGGTTTtgaaagttgaagaaaaaaaaaaaaaaaaaagaatcaaacGAATTACCGCTTCCAAAAGGCACTCGAAAATGAAATCCAACACCGCTCGAAACTCGATTATCGTTCGACCGTGATTTCGGTTACATCGTAACCCCGAGGAGCTCGCAAATTTTCGagagaaattcgaaaattcgttgaGTCTCCGGAATCGTCGGAGCGGAACGTACGAGCCGGTGGCAAGTGTCTCGCCGGTAAACATCGTTGTAAATCCTGTTCTATTGTCGTGTAGCGAAAACAAGGTGACTTTCAATCACCTATGAAATAAACGACTTTGTGTCTCGAAACTTGAAGGATCACTCCAACCGAGGTTCGCACGGGGCTGAGAAATCGGACGAGAGTTCGAGCGAGGCTCGATCGAATGCGCGTTATTGAAAAACGGCGTAGAAAGCATCGAAATGCACAGTTGTCGATttcatgaaagtaagtaaataaataaataaatgcgaTAAAAGTGTAAGAAATTTGCGAGTAAGACTAAACTCGAAAAGTTTGAATACAGAGAAGCACACGCGAATCGAGGATAGCGAAAGAGGAGCTCGAGGGGGAAGGAGAGCGAGGGAAGATGGCGATTGAAAAAAGACGCGTAGTCCGAATTGTTTTGCCGAAGAGGCCGTCGACACCGTTTGGTGCAAAACGGTGAGGAATTTCCTCGTAGACACGTGTCTCGACCATCAAGATCGTCTTGTTTTGTTTCTCTGGTTCGGCCGTTCTCTCGCTCCGTCTCCGtctttcttcctttcctcGGGCGAGTCCTTAATGCCGTGAGAGATCCGCCTTCGCGAGGTGTCTCTCggggacaatttttttcctcgtatttGCTCGTTACACACTCGAACTCGATATTTCGTCTTTCGCCAATAAAAGCAGGCTCTGCGAGCgagtttgtctctctctctacggGCAAGAACCTCTCGTGAAAACAAGCGACGTATCCAAAGGGTGAATATCGCTTAAGGGGGCAGGGGACAATCGGAGTGGGAGAACGGATTGTCGCTTTGACACGATTGGACATACCCCCAGCCGCGAGCCTTACTTCCGAATTTCGGACAATTTTGCAACGCAATTTTCCAAGAATTCGCTCATTCTCACCGCTCGGGATCTCCCGCGAATGTTTCTTTTTCGAGCACGCGTCTTCGAGGACGCGATTCGAGCGAATCTCGGGGATTAATCTTGACACGATTATCGATCGAGAGGAGCGGCGACTTCGGGCTTCGTGAACGGAGGTACGTTGAAATTCCGatcaatcttttttctgcCCGATTCAAAGTTCCAACGATGTTGGGCTGCTTCTTTTCGTTTCCAAACGGAGACTTTCGGAGTTTGCATTTTCTCGAGCACTTTCATACTAATTTCGTCAGTTTTTCGTCAAACTTTGTTCCTCTTTTGTTTCCTTTATTTCCTCTTTTCGGTATACGAAGTTACGAAACTTGTTATCATTAACGAACACACCGAAAGAGGTCTCTTTGGAAAGCAGCTTTCTACTTTTCCTTTATTCGAATTAGAGCGAACTCGGGCGAGCTAAATGTTTGGAAGGACGCGAAACGTTCGGGGTCGGTGTACCATTGTCCTTCGAGTCTCCTTAAAGCCCCGCAACTCCTGACACACTCGCACCGAGTAGTTTGAGGAACACCGAGTTTATGATGCGGGGCCATCAATCATTTtataatttaacaatatttttcgtacCTCGAAACGTTAGGACTTTATTGTCCACTTTTGtctcgctgatatttcgacaAAACTGAGCCAAACTAGGGAAGCGAAAGCTTCATCGGGGAATCAGCACTCGCGTTCAATTCCATTCTTGAAAATGTTGCTCGAAACTGCATGCCGACGATAAATAAGCTGCAAGAATGCTCTTGGCGCGGTGTAAACGATtcgcgaaaaaaatatacaatttgGACAAGTTTTCATCGCGGGTCAGGTAGATTTTTTATCTTACTTCCGTGGTACGATTCCTCGTCGCGAGATACGAAGCGCCAAAAGATTTGAACTCCGATCGCAACGCCctcgaattttcatcattttcattatttctcgtattcaacGATGAGAAAGAACGTGGACGAAAAGAGTGAAAATtactttgtcattttttaagAACTAAGAGCTTTTTCACACAATATTCGTTTGCTTAATTTGCATTGTGCTTCGAATTGCAGGATactgaacgtgaaaatttattttcaataatttcgtcgATTGTTGGACACGTCGACAACCCTTAAAGATGAGACCGGACGAAGTGACACAGTACGAGCGTCGTACTGTGGTTGAGACGATGTCCGAGACTTCGGAAGGCACCGACACAACCAGCGTTTCCGGTGCATCGGGCTTCGAAAGCCGTAAAGAGCTCCTCGATCTCGTCGCTTTCCATGGGCTCGCCAGTCTCGATGATTTGCATCACGAGAGATTCCGCGTCGATCGTCGAAAATTGGAGAGCATGCTGATGGGTGAGTTCGCTTGCAGCATTACAACTTAATCAAACGATAACTTTTTCCTCCAAAATACGAAAAGCTTCCGAGACtctttcggaaaaaaataaaaagttcatTGCTTGACCAATCTtcacgaaaaaatgagtgctctaatcagaatttttgaaattgaaaaaactaaaCTCATGCACCAATCtccaaagactttttattCGAAGCTTTAAAATGTTCAGGCAACCGGTcgattattttgaatttcaaagaaACCTTTTTTCCGATCCCGCTCAATTTTCATaatcttcgaaaaaaattggatatcAATGAGATCGAATCGATCGCGTTTTAATGCGATAAACTTCGCGTGCGAATGGACATCGTTTAATCGTTTAAATAGTAGACGCGAAAAAACTTCCAACCGCTCCTGTTTCTCCGTGTTGGTAAACGAGATTATGCTTATTAGTAAACTGTCAAACTGCCTCTCGGTCGAGCCagtgtatatgtatatgaaCGCGAGGTTTGTCTCTTCGTGTCAAGCGCGATATGagaatcaatattttgtattgaCACGCACAACTGTTTGCTATGTTTGATCGTGCTGCGTGAGCATTACACGTGTAAACGATCGATATTTTCGATTCGATTCCCCGCTCGGACGAGTCTATGACGatgcaaattaataaaattccaacatgtttctttttctttccaatttccaataaaaattcaattgatttcGTATGATTTCGttgagaagataaaaaattactGCGCGATTTATTGACTTTGTGAAGTTGAATTCGTTTGACGAAGCTGCAAAACATAAATTTAGTGACACAATTTCCACCTCATTCGATTCGAATTCGATAAGAATTATTTGGAGAGTCCATACGATAACTAAATGACAATAACTTCCTGTAATCAAGTTTATCCGGAGTCCGATATAACGCTTGAATGATTGACCGAAATAAATGATTTGACAAATCTTTTGACGCGATGATTTGCTGCCCAGGTGATCGAGAATCTGGAGAAACGGCTGCGACTTTTTTCCACAAGGTGAGTGACCAATTGCGAGAAGTTTGATACCTCGAGAGCGGGCTCCCGACCCTAAGCGCTGGACTCGCAACGTTGTTCCTGGCTCCATAAAGTCGCACTTTCACACGTCGATCGTATTTTCCAGGAAGATTAAAGGTTTAAGGGTTCGCGTATAACCCGACGGTGCGACCTTGATTTTTGGGCTTTTTTGGATTCGTCAGGATCCGATGATCTCGGAGCGTAGTAAAGGCTGAAAAGCGATATCTCGTCGGTGTTTATTTCGGTCTCGTAACCCTAGGACACTCCTGCGTTACATCATCGCCCTCGTCATCGGCGTCGTCGCTCCACAGAGACTCGTTAACCCGTCGATAGCGTCGAGCGACGAGCTTGAGCCAGTCGACGATTCGACTAGGAAATTTGCGTTAgaggaaaattgaataaaaatgaggagGAGAATATTTCGGGTGGTTTGAGAGCGATGAATTATCACCGTCGATGATCGGAGGTTGTCTCACACCTGTGCAAATGGCCTCGTCACTGAATTAGCGTCGCGCGAAACTCGTCGCAGACGCGAGTACAAACTTGACGTCAGCGCCGCGAGTTTGTCATCGGAAAGGAAAATTCTTCGGTGGAGAGAAAAATGCTCGAGAGGATGGAAGGCTCGCGAGACAAATTACAGGAGGGCTCGATGTAGCGATTAAACGGAGCTTAGGATTCATCTCGGTCAGGTGAAATGGAGTCTATTTAAAGAGCCGCTGGAAAAAGTACTCGCGCGCTCCCGAGGGGACTCGTTCGCAACGACTAAAATACCGGGAGATTCTCGCGCGAAAGACGTTTCCGCTAAAACATTCGTCGCGTTTAACGAATCGATCGAATCCAATAAAAATAGCGACGAATTTTGACAGTAAAGATTTTCCCAACGGATTCTTCTCCCGGCGATACGAGCTCCACTCTTCCGCTCGGGTCAAATgactttttatatttatatcaaGTACGATGACTTTATGAATATAATGCCGCAGCTATGCTCTCCTCTAGGGCACCATTCTCTCGCGCTATAAATATCTCGCTCTCGCTATCTCACTCTCGGTGCGGAGGAAGCTCGAGCCACTGGAAGAAAGtctttcgaataattcgaGTGTCTCCGGTCGCTCGCTCGGGTCCGTTTGTCGAGCAAACAAGTGACAAATAAATCGAGTGAAAAGCACACTTTTTCCTGTCGATTTACCGAGAGCTTCGCTGCCTCTTTTCGCACGAGAAAATATACAACTCGATGCGGTGCGGATGCGAAAAAAAGGGGCTCGTGCTGGGACTCTCCTATTCCGGAGATCTAGAAATACCGAGACAGTCGAGGATACAGTTGACTCGGACTGCACCGTCTAACGCGACGTGTGTATAACGTGTAATTTTAGATCGAGTCAGTGTACCCCGATGTCGTCCTAGCAGCGAACTTCCATTGGCCGATATACGCCGATGTCCTCGCGGACAATTACGCACGTACGAAATCGTCGCCGATATAAATATCGAAATTCCGTCGCGATCTTCCGAGCTTTCTGGACCGCTCGGCCCGCTCCTCGCTCCGCGGTCGCGGACCTTTGGATCTTCGATTAAGTTCACGAGCCTCGACGCGCTCGGAGGCCTATTCGTGCGAGGATCGACCGCGTTTTGCGCATTTCGAGCAATTCCCTCGCaagttttcattcgaaaaaatgaactttctCTACGggaaagtaaaaacacgttttggTCCACGCATCGGGGCCGGTGTAtgcttttcattgaaaatacgCGTGGATTCGAGTAAGCCTCGTTTACCCGGTATTTCCTTTCACTTCAACGACAAACGACACGCAAATCTACTGCGGAACGCAAATCTCGTTTCTCTCGTTATCGCTCCCACCTTTCCCAGCCTCCGAATAAAGCTCCATTTATCACCCAGAGCAATCTCCGACTTCTCAAAGTTTCTATCCTTCGAACTggaataaaattcatcttttcctCCATTCGCTCCTTTTCCGCTTGCCCTCAAATCGTCGCTATTTTCCGAATAGATTCCTTCACTTCAATTTTAATATTCCAAAAGTCAAAAACCCCGATTTCTCTTTCGTAATTTCAACATCGCAAAGCGCACTCGCCTCCGATCGGAAGGTTCGAATGCCCCCAATGGAAATACCAATTCTAGAGAACcgttaaaaaataacaaattattCGCTCCCGAAACTCTGTCGTTGACCCGTCAGAATAATTTCCACAACACAGATAAAAGTGCCGCGAGTTTGTGAGATCCTATGAACTAATGTCGGATGACGAAGGAAGCGGAATAATTCGGTGGAATTTGAAAGATCATTTGAGCAGGCCGAATCGCCTGTGTCAGCCTCTCAAACACAATTGTTCGACAATTGCTAGGACTAACAAAACTATGACGCAGAAGCGAATAACATCGGCGTCCCAATTGCGAGGGTCGatgaaaataggaaaaagcaTGGACTTTTAGAGGACAACGAAGACACTCGAGACACTAAATTTTGCGGTAGAGACACTCATTCGAAGGCTGATCCGAGACAGCGTCATCGGAGCGCCTTATTGTCTCTCGGTTCGCGTTATTATTCTCGAAATAAAGAGGTGCCAATGTTCCAGGAAGTGGGGGACGAATCGATGCAATATTTGGAATCTTCCGACGCACAATGTTCCTCGAAAATAAAGACACGACGAACGTCACACGGAATGAATTCGATCGATGAAACGAGATCGAGTTTTCGGGAGTTTGGAGGTGGAACTTAGCCAGAGTATCCGCACTCGAATACGACGACGGGGTTTCCGCACGATCTTCTTTTcggaattttcttatttttctttcttttctgcACTCACTAAATTCTTTTGATTTATTGGAGTTTCATTTAAATTCGAAAGGAATTAGAATAAAAGAATATTTGTTTCGGTTCGGTGGAACGAACGTTCGGAGACAGCGGCCAGAAAAACCTGGCGAATGTCTCGAACATTTGATTTTATAATTCCAAGTGTCATTCGATTAGGAATTTAACGATCGAATCACATTTTGTCACTCCCGTTTCACACAACATTGGCAAAGCGTTGTGTACGAGTGGTGAAATGCGGAGGAAAAAAGACGCGAGTAGTCGGTATAGAAACGCGGCTGTTTTTGTGAATGTCTGAGTACACGCGGTGGGTCGAGTGGGAGGCGGTTACCGCCGCGCGAGCACAACCCGTTATACATATTATCTCGAATTAGTCAGTCAGTCGAGCGAGCGATTCCGTCGCGGCACGCCACCAACTCTCCTCTCAATCGATCACAAATATTTCCAATCACAGGGAGCCTTTCTCGCTGAGTTTGGCGGCTCGTCGCCGGGAATTTTCCTACCGAAAACACGGCAAATGAGAAGCAGACTCGGGGCGAACGAAACTATTTGAAAACACAAACCGTTCAATTCCGGTTTTCCTTTCGTCGTTGTGGAAAcgttaaaaaacgaaaagtcaCGGTTTGAGATAAGGAACGGAGAAGAAGTACAAATATTGCGAATAGCCGGATGTGCCGGGAGTGATAAAACGGATTTTCAGTGATTAAAAACCCTCCGTTCGGTCCGATCGCAAAGTCACGTAGAGACTT
The window above is part of the Venturia canescens isolate UGA chromosome 5, ASM1945775v1, whole genome shotgun sequence genome. Proteins encoded here:
- the Mettl14 gene encoding N6-adenosine-methyltransferase non-catalytic subunit isoform X1 gives rise to the protein MSMRDGTQHNGQTAWTFQRRDENSKNKHRLTRLRQRHFTCLGVANVDELRQILGTDIDSVQKKRADARSSKADDEARNPREDNADEIVYKDSSTFLKGTQSSNPHNDYCQHFIDTGQRPQNFIRDVGLADRFEEYPKLRELIKLKDDLISETATPPMYLKTDLLKYNLKELNCKFDVILIEPPLEEYQRTCGATNLELWNWDQIMELDIGEIAANRSFVFLWCGSSDGLDMGRFCLRKWGFRRCEDICWIRTNIDNPGHSKNLDSKAVLQRTKEHCLMGIKGTVRRSTDGDFIHANVDIDLIISEEPEYGSIEKPVEIFHIIEHFCLGRRRLHLFGRDSTIRPGWLTVGPELTNTNFNSDLYSSYFSSGQITTGCTERIEALRPKSPPPKGKVSGRGRGGFNRGRGRGR
- the Mettl14 gene encoding N6-adenosine-methyltransferase non-catalytic subunit isoform X2, with the translated sequence MLQTLRERSQKRKKLLAQTLGVANVDELRQILGTDIDSVQKKRADARSSKADDEARNPREDNADEIVYKDSSTFLKGTQSSNPHNDYCQHFIDTGQRPQNFIRDVGLADRFEEYPKLRELIKLKDDLISETATPPMYLKTDLLKYNLKELNCKFDVILIEPPLEEYQRTCGATNLELWNWDQIMELDIGEIAANRSFVFLWCGSSDGLDMGRFCLRKWGFRRCEDICWIRTNIDNPGHSKNLDSKAVLQRTKEHCLMGIKGTVRRSTDGDFIHANVDIDLIISEEPEYGSIEKPVEIFHIIEHFCLGRRRLHLFGRDSTIRPGWLTVGPELTNTNFNSDLYSSYFSSGQITTGCTERIEALRPKSPPPKGKVSGRGRGGFNRGRGRGR